The DNA segment GGTGGGGATCAGTCGAGCCGGATCGGGCCGAACGCGGCATCCTCGAGCGAACCCGCCGGCGCGGCCAGACGTTGGTAGCGCGCGCGCACCTCGAGGGCCGATTCGTCCGGATGCTCGAACAGGTACGCGGCGACGGTCCGGTACTCGCCCAACCGGCCGGGAGGCACGCGACTCTCGAACAGGGAAGCGTCGGCGAGGAGGGCAGCGGCGAGGGCCGTCCAGTACGTGCCGATGCCCCGGAACGACTGCGCCCGACGGTTCGGTTCGGCGTCGGTCAACAGGATGCCGCGCTCGGTGCTCGCACACGCGATCGCAAGGCGCCGCCCCAGCTCGGAGTACTCGGCGAAGCCCGCCGCGAGCTCGTCGTACTGCCGCCATCCGGCAGCCCGCACGACGCTGCGGAGCTCTCGCCCGGCCCCCGTGACGGGCCCGAACGGCACGTCGAGCGCCGCCGTCAGCGATTGGTCGAGGCTGCGGGAGTCGCCGTCGTACTGGATGAATCGGACGATGTAGCCCTTCTCCCCGGCGCCGTCGCCCGGCGCACCGGCAGGAGCCGGACCCTCGACGCGGCCACGGATCTGGTCGAGGTTGGTGTCCGCCTGCTCGAGAAGCGCCGCCGACAGCGCGAAGAGCCGGTCGACGTCGCGTGGCAACTGCCGGGGCGACTTGTAGCGGAAGTCGTGCTCGAGCTCCGACCAGGTATCGGAGAGCGCCGTGCGCAACTGCACCTCGACCTCGAAGCGAGTCGGCGCGCCCGCATCGTCTGGAATGCTCCCCACGAACTGCACCGAACGGTAGCCGAAGGCATCGGGCGCGAGCAGCTCGCCCTTGTCGATCCACGAGTCGTCGTCGACGACGAGCGCCTCGCGCACGACGCGCTCCATGCCGGGCAGGTCGCCCTGGAAGTTCGCGATCACGCGCGCGCCGAGCAGGTCCCTCACCACACCGTCGGGTGCCCGTCGCACCTTCCGCTCGAACGAGTGCCGCGACTTCACGCGCGTGGTCACCTCGAAGTACTTGAACCCGGCCTCTTCGAGCCGACGCTCGAAGTCCGCCTGCACCTCGGCCCGCAGCGCCTCGTACCGGGGCAGCTCGCGGTCGTACCGCGCGAACTCCTCGGCGATGAGCGCATCGTTGCGCACCTGTTCGTCCACGAGGGTCAGGGTACCGGGACGGCGTGAAGACCGAGCGAGCGGCGATGATTCAGATGGAGCCGACGACGGGAATCGAACCCGCGCTATCTGCTTGGGAAGCAGAAGTTCTGCCATTGAACTACGTCGGCATGCGACATCCGAGGGATGCAGCGGTGACCATCCTAACAAGACGACCGCCGGATGCCGCTTTCGGCGGCGGGGGTCTCGATACGCTTCGCTACTCGACCACCGGCGCCGATCGGTTCGCGGCTCAGCGGACCATCGAGTGCAACTGGCCCCGCGAAGCGATCCCGAGCTTCGCGTAGACCCTGGCGAGGTGGGCGCCGACGGTCCGGTGGGACAGATACAGGCGCGCACCGATCTCCTTGTTGGTCAGGCCCTCGGCGGCCATCTGGGAGACTTGCAACTCCTGCGGCGTCAGGATCTCGGCGACGAACGGTTGCCGCTCGGGGCTCCGCTCGCCGGCGGCTCGGAGTTCTCGACGGGCGCGCTCGCCGAACGGTCTCGTGCCGAGAGCGTCGAACGTCTCGCGTGCGGACCGAAGGTACTCACGTGAGTCGGCGATCCTTCGCTGACGGCGAAGCCACTCGCCGTACGCGAGCTCGATGCGAGCCCGGGTGAACGGCCGGTGGGAGAAGTCGTTCGCCAATGCCGCGGAGAACCGTCCGTCAGTGTCGCCGTCCGAAGAGAGCAACGCCGCCGCAAGCCGGATCGAGTCGAGAAGCTCGTCGGAGGGCGCCAGCCTTGCGACTCGCTTCATCTCGGCGAGCACCGGCAGGGCGGAATCGGGTCGACCGCTGTGGTAGGCGGCATCGGCGATGTCGGTGAGGGTCTGATACTTGAGCGCGAGCTGGTGCGACTCCGAGGTCGGCTGATGGATGCGCAGAAGCCGCGAGAGCGCCTGTTCGTAGTCGCCTTCGCCGAGGGCCGCGATCGCTCTGGCGTGCTGCGCCGACGCGAGCACGTTGCGAGCGCCGACGGGGAGCGCGATTCGTTCCGCTTCGGCGGCGAACGACTCCACCTGGGAGAGGTTTCCCTGCAGGGCGGCGACTTTGGCCTGTGTCGCGAGCATGAGCGCGTGCAGGTAGGGCTGACCGGTCTCCTCGGCGAGTCTGCTGGATTCCTCCGCCACCGGCACCGCCACTTCGATCTGAGCCGTCTGGGCTGCCGCCCACGCCTGGGCCGCGAGCGCCCGCGCCAGGAGTTGCAGGCGCCCGTGCTCCCGGAGTCCCGAGATCGCCGCCGATGACTGGGTCACGGCGATGTCCAATCGACCGACGAGCGCCGCGACACTGCCGATGAGGCGGACCGACTCCGGATCGAGTGGTCGTCCATCCAGCAGACGCTCGATGCGCTCGACGACCGTTGCCGACCGCAGGACAGGGGCTGCATAGCCGAGGATGGCGACCAGCCGGGCGTCCAATGGGTCCACCGGCAGGCGTTCGGCGACCTCCACGATGCGGGCACGGGCGGCAGCCCCCGGCTCGGTCCAGAAACACCGCAGAGCCGCACTCCACAAGATCCGGATCGCGATGTCGGGATGTCCTTGCTGACCGACCGACTCTGCGAGGTTCGCGAGTCCTGCGGCGTCGAAGACCGGATCGCCCAGTCCGTCGTCGAAGGCGGCCCTGATCCACGCGAGCCGTGCACGCTGCTGGCCGTCCAGGTCGATGCGGGTGGCGGCCTCGGTCAGTCTCGTGACGAGCTCAGGGCGGCCCAGCTCCACCGCGGCATCGGCTGCGCCGAGGAGCCGGTCGGCACGCCGGTCGAGGGCGGGGCTCAGTTCGGCGGCACGTTCGAGCGCGCCGACCGCCGTTTCGACGTGGCCCAGCCGGCGCGCACGCATCGCTGTTCGATCGAGCGCCAGCGCAACGTCCTCGTCGAGTCCGCTCACCGCGGCCGCCAGGTGCCAGGTACGCCGATCCGAATCGGCGCTCAGAACGGATGCAAGCTCGCGGTGCAGCTCGCGGCGCCGTTCGTCGCTCAAACCTTGATAGATGGCGGAGCGCACGAGCGGGTGACGGAACTCCACCGACGACGGGGCCGACACCACCAGGTGGGCCGTCTCCGCCTGAAGGAGATCGGCGGACCCGATCTCGGTTCCGTGGACGTTGCTCGCGACGCGAAGGATCTCGGCGAGCTCCGTGGCGTCGTCGATCGCCGCGACCTCCAGCACCGTCCGGGTGCGGGCGGGCAAGGCCGCGACCCGGGCGGCGTACGCGTCCTCCAGCCGTCCGGTCAACGGGAGCCACGGACTGCCCAGAGGGAGCACGCCGCCCGAGGTCGCAGCCGATGGGAGCTCGATCAGTGCCAGCGGATTCCCCGCCGCTTCAGCAAGGACGCGGCGGCGCACCCACGCAGGAGGGGGGTTGGGAAGCTGATCGATCAGCGACTCCGCGAACTCGGCTTCCAGCGGGTTCAACGTCTGGGTCGGCAACTGCCCTTCCACGAGGCTGCAGCGAGCTCCCGCTCGCGCGGCCGCGAGCAGAACGATCGGTTCGGCCCCGATCCGCCTCGCGAGGAAGGCCAGCACCTCGTTCGTCTCCGAGTCGAGCCAGTGAGCGTCATCGGCGATCAGCACGACAGGTGCATCCTGAGCCGCCTCGGCGAGAACGTTGAGCAGCGCGAGGGCGACGATGTAACTCCTCGGTGCGTCCGGCTCCTCTGCGCTGATCGCCGCGGCAAGCGCGCGCCTCTGCGGCGACGGCAGGCCGTCGAGCCGATTCCGCATCGGCCGCAGGAGTCTCTGCAGCCCTGCGTAGGGGAGACGTCGTTCCGCCTCGACCCCCGCGGCGCTGAGCACCGTCAGCCCGGAACTTCGGCCGAGTTCGCCGATGTGGTCGAGGAGCGCTGTCTTTCCGACACCGGGCTCCCCGACCAGGACGAGGGCCGCGCCGCGGGTGCCGACGTTGCCGAGCATCCCCTCGAGCATGTCGATCTCCTGGCTCCGACCCACCAGTTCCACAGGCGCAGGCTATCCGTCGACCCAACGCGCCGCACCGTTCGTAGTGCGACCGTCCAGGTCAATGGATGGTCAGGTGACCGATGCCCGGCCCTGCAGGCCGAGCCTACGGTCGGTGGCATGTCATTCAGCAGAAACGGAGCCACTCTCATGAGCACTGGAACACCGATCCCCGACGCCGCGACGGATCCCCGCATCGACCCGGGCATCCGCCCCATGCTCGCCGAGCTCAACAAGGATCCCTCGCCGTTCTGGCTGCTTCCCGGCGACCAGGTGCGCGCGACCCTCGCCGGGTTGCAGGCCACCGCGCCCCGCGATCTCTCCGGGATCACGGTCGAGGAGAAGAACATCGAGGTCGACGGCGTCGACGTGATGATCTACATTCAACGCCCGGAAGGGGCGAGCGCCGCCCTGCCCGTCATCCTGTTCCTTCACGGCGGCGTGTGGATCGCCGGGGACTTCAACAACCACCAAGGCCTCAGCCGCGACCTGGTCGTCTCCACCGGCTACGCGGCGGTGTTCGTGGAGTACACGCCGATCCCCGACGCCATCTACCCCACTCAGCTGCACCAGTGCCTCGCGGCGCTCAAGTGGATCGGTCGCGAGGGGACGGACAACGGTCTCGACGCCACTCGCGTGGCGGTCGTCGGCAACAGCGTCGGCGGCGACCTCACCGCCGCACTGTCCCTCTACGTCAAGGATCACCCCGACGAGCACGCGCCGGACATCAAGACACAGGTGCTGCTCTTCCCGGCGCTCGACTCGAACGTCGACACCCAGTCGTACGAGGACTTCGCCGAAGGCAGATTCCTCGCCAAGGACTTCATGAAGTTCGGCTGGGACACCTACACGCCCACCGACGCGACCCGCAACGACATCTACGCGGCGCCGCTCAAGGCGAGCCTCGAACAGCTCAAGGGGCTCCCTCCCGCACTCATCCTCGTCGACGAGAACGACCCGTTGCGCGACGAGGGCATCGCCTACGGCCGCAGACTCCGAGAAGCCGGGGTCGCGGCGACGACGGTCGAGTACATCGGCCTCATCCACGACTGGATGCTCCTGAACCCGATCCAAGGGGTGCCGGGTGTCGAGGCGTCGTTCCGACAGGTCGCCGCGGAGCTCGAGCACCACCTGGGCTGAGGCGCATCCGGCTCGCAGGGGAAGGACCGCCGCTCGGTCCGTCCCCTGTCGGCGCCGGTGGTCTCGATACGCTTCGCTACTCGGCCACCGGGGCTTCGCTACTCGACCACCGGCCCGCTCGCTAGGCTGGCTGCCGTGCTGCTCTCCGACCGCGACATCCGTGCCGAGCTCGAGCTGGGGCGCATCGCCCTCGAACCGTCCGATCCGTCGATGCTCCAGCCGTCGAGCGTCGACGTGCGCCTCGACCGGTACTTCCGGCTGTTCGACAACCACAAGTACCCGTTCATCGACCCGGCCGAAGATCAGCCCGAGTTGACGCACCTCATCGAGGTGGCGCCCGACGAGGCGTTCGTGCTGCACCCGGGCGAGTTCGTGCTCGCGTCGACGTTCGAGGCGGTCACCCTCCCAGACGACGTTGCGGCGCGTCTCGAGGGCAAGAGCTCGCTCGGTCGGCTCGGCCTCCTCACGCACTCGACGGCGGGCTTCATCGACCCGGGCTTCACGGGGCATGTGACCCTCGAGCTGTCGAACGTCGCGACGCTGCCGATCAAACTGTGGCCGGGCATGAAGATCGGCCAGATGTGCTTCTTCCGGCTCTCGTCGCCGGCGGAGAAGCCCTATGGGTCGGCGGGCTACTCGAACCGCTATCAGGGGCAGCGCGGGCCGACGGCGTCGCGTTCGTTCCAGAACTTCCACCGCACCGACGTCGGCGTCACCGACGCGGGCGCGGCCGGCAACTGAGCCTCGGCGCCGGCTGCGACCGGGCGACCGGATGCCCCGGGGTCACTGCGCGATCGAGCGGTGACGCGCGCGGAGCGCGTGTCCGACCCGGGGAGCGATCCACGCCGCCGCGAACGCGAGGGCGACGCCCGCGAGGGTGAGCCCGACGCGTTCGGCGAACCAGTACGACGACGTGTGCTCGCCCGACAGTTCGAGGAGCGAGAGCACGATGATCGTCGAGAAGAAGGCGGTCACGTACCAGCGGCTTCCGGATGTCGCGGCCGCACCTGCGAGGGCCGCGACGGCGAGGAGCGCGAGCACCGGCCCCGACGGCTCGAACGCGGCGACGGCGCACGCGACGATTGCTCCCGCGACCACGGCGATGGAGCGGGCGAGCCCGCGTGAGTGAAGGAGCGCTTCGTCGGGTCGGCTCACGAGGAGCGCCGCCGTGACGCCCCACCCCGGGTGGTCGGCGCCGAGCGCGAATCCGAGTGCTGCGGCGACCGCCGCGGCGAGGCCGATCTGGACGCCGTAGCGGACCATCGCGGCGCGCTGCGCGAGGCGCCGCGGCGGTCGGGGCGCGTCGTCGTGGATCGAGGGCCACAACAGTGAGACGAGCCACGCATAGACCGAACCGGTGAGCAGGAGCAGCCCCGTCAACGCGCCGGAGGCGGGGCTCGAGACGGAGAGGCCCGCCCCGACGAGCGGCAAGCCGAGTGCGAGGTTCAGCGGTGCGAGGCGGCGGTGTGCGTCGGCGGAGGCGCCCGCGACGAGCACGCAGAGCGCGAAGATGACCGGAACCGCGACGATCGGCAGGGGTGCGAGCAGCGAGCCGACGAACATGGAGGCGCCCGCCACGAACCCGATGAGGATGATCCGCACGCGTTCGGCTCTCGGCCCGCGCATGCCGAGGATCGCCGCGGGGAGCACGCCGACCGCGAGGGGCAGCCCGACGCTCGGGTCGATCGCCGTGGCGATCGCGGCGGGCGCGCCGAAGACGATCCCGACCGCGAAGTTCCGCCACGACCAGGTCAGACCGGCGCCCCCCGATGCCATGAGTCAACTGTCCCACGGTCGCTTCGGCCGCGCGACGCATCGAGGGCGGCGAGCCCGCCGGTCGTGAACGCGGTGACGGCGTCGAGCGTCGCGTCGTTGGCGAGCACGCGCGAGTGGCCGGAGCCTTCGACGACGAGGAGGCGAGCGGCGTCGCCGTGCGCCGCGAGCAGCCGCTCGGCCTCGGCGAGGGGTATTTCCCGGTCGGAAGCGTCGTGGACGAGGAGGAGCGGCATGTCGTCGGGCAATGGGTGCGCGGCAGCGTCGAATCGCATCCAGAAGGATGCCTCGTCGCGGGCGCCGAACACGCGCCCCGCGAACCGCGACGCGAGCGACGAGGTCGCGGCCGGTGAGAGCCGCAACGCTCCGCCGAAGGCGTCGACGAGCATACGTGCGCGAGACACGCCTGCGATCGCGACGACGCCGCCCGCGGTGATGCCTTCACGTACGGCGGTCAGCGCGGCGAGGGCACCGAACGAGTGCCCGACGATCGCATGGAATCGTCCGTACCGCAGTTGCAGGGCGTCGATCGCGGCGAGCCAGTCGCGGAGGTCGGTGCGGCGCCCGGGGGAGTCGCCGTTGGCGGGCGCGTCGAACGCGACGACCCGGAACCCCTCGGCGCGGAGCTCGCGCACGATCGGGGCGAATTGAGCGGCGCGGCCGCGCCAGCCGTGGACGAGGAGCACGACGTCGGCGCCCGTGCCCCACTCGAAGACGGCGAGGTCGAGGCCGCGGACGCGGACGGTCGAGCGGCGGGCGCCTTCGTGGACGGCGCGTTCGCTCGGCCGTACCGGCAAGCGCGGGCCCGTCGCCCGGAAGAGCGGGAGCGCGAGGCGTGCGGCGAGCGCGGGTGAGACGCGGTCGGCGGCGCGGGCTGCGGCGACGACGGATGCCGCGGCGGTGCGAGCGGCGAAAGCGACGGGATGCATCGGGGCTCCGATCGAGGGTGCGAAGGACGCCGTGCCGAGGCATCCGAAGAATACATACGAACGTTCGTACAGTCACTATACGTACGATCGTGCGTAAAATCGAGGGCATGATCGACAACGGGACCGACGGGCGACGCGCACGCGGGGATGCCGCCCGCAGAGCCGTGCTCGCGCACGCCGTCGACCTCGCCTCGCTCGAAGGCCTCGACCAGCTCTCGATCGGGCGCATCGCGCTCGCCGCAGGGGTCGGAAAGTCGAACGTCGCGACGCTGTTCGGCAGCAAGGAGCGCCTCCAGCTCGCCGCCGTCGAGGCCGCCCGCGAGCGGTTCCTCGCGACCGTCATCGAACCCGCACGCGCGCAGCCCCGAGGCATCCGCCGTGTGCTCGCCCTCCTCGACCGCATGGTCGCCTACTCGCAGGACCGCGTCTTCCCCGGCGGCTGCTTCTTCTCGGTCGCGGCCGCCGACTTCCACGCGAAGCCCGGCGAGGTGCGCGACGCGATCGTGCTCGCACTCGACGAATGGCACGGGTACATCGCGGCTTCGGCACGATTCGGGGTCGCAGCGGGCGAACTCCCGTTCCTCGACGACCCGGCGCAGTTCGCCTTCGAAGTGCAGGGACTCTTCGAGTGGACGAACCAGCTCGCCCTCCTCCGCGACTCCGACGAACCCTACGAGCGAGCGCGACAGGCGTTCCGCGACCGCCTCGTCGCGGCCGGCGCCGAGCCCGCGCTCGCCGACCTCGTGCACACGCCGGGCGCGGCGCTGGCGGGCTAGCCGCGGACGCTAGACCCGGATGGGGGGTCTGGCATCAGGGCTGGCCCTGGTGTCTCGGGGCGAGCGGTCTGCCTACCGTGGCCTCAGCGGAAGACGAACACGATGCCGCGATCTCTGCTGCATCGCCGCAGCCTGGAGGGAGACCCTACATGACCATCCACGAAGACCCAGTGCGTGAGGCGGGCGCCGGCCCCGAGACATCCGCCGCCCTCGACCATGCCGTCGCACTCGAGGCATCCGTCGCATCCGAAGCGTTCGCCGCGACCGCCCTCGCCGAACTGCGCGACGCGAAGATCGCCGTGCCCACGAGAGGCGGCCGCCTCTCGCCCAGCCAGTGGCGCGACCTCCTGCGCGAACGCGAAAGCCGACCGTTCGACCTGCTGGACGCCCCGATCGTCGCGCTCAGCGCCCGCCGCCCGTGGGACCCGGCCGCGCGCCTCGACGTGTTCCAGCCGGGCCGTTGGGACACGACCTACGACCTCGTCTTCCTCGCCTCGGACTACGCCGAGAACAGCCGCTCGATCGGCTACGTCGACTTCGTCGCGCCCGCCGACGGCGTCTACCTCGTCGCCCTGCGCTTCAGCGGACACCAGACGAGCATGCGGCTGACCGGCCCGTGGGGGCTCGCGTCGACGTCGTCGGCGACGACGAGCGACCACCCCACCGTGACCGCGGTCTGGACCGGATCGCTCGGTTCGACGCTGCACTTCTCGTTCTCGCTCACGGGCGGCATCATGGGCTACCTCGAGGAGATCGCGATCCACCAGGTGTCGTGAGGGTGCCGCGCGTTTGCTCGACGGGCACGCGAAAGGGCGGCCGACGCTGGCTGCGCCGACCGCCCTGTCGCGGTGTTCGATCATCGCCGTCGGCCCGTCTGGAATTCAGGAGATCGAACGCTGTTCAGGAGAGAATCGGAGAATCGTCCTGAACAGCGCGCGAGATCCTGAGACGGATGCCTCGTGCTGAGCCGTGTTCGCGTCAGACGCGCGGCTCGGGGCGACCCGGGCGGCCGTGGCCGCGCCCGTGGCGACGCCCCTCGTGGACGTGCACGTGGACGTGCACCTCGGGGCCGGCGGCCGGGCCGAAGCCGGGGCGGAAGCCAGGGGCGAAGCCGGGGCCGAATCCCTTGCGGAACTCGCGGCCCGGGCGTGCCGGACGCTCGCCGCGTCGGCGCTCGCCGTCGGCGCAGCGCTCGTCGCGCCGGGGGCCGAAGCCCGCTCGGTCGAAGCGCGCCGGGCCGAAGCCGTCGTGGTCGTGCCCGCGGTGCGGATGGCCGTACCCGAAGCGGCGTCCGCCGCGGCGACCGCGGGGGAGCTTGGCGTTCTCGTCCCAGCCGAGCTCGCGCGCGATCTTCTCGAGCGTGGCGACGGTGGTCTGGAAGTCCTCGGGGCTCACGGCGCCGGCGACGCGGGCGCGGAGCGCCTGCACCTGGTCGAGCAACCGTTCGCGGGCCGTGCGGCCCTCGTCGGTGAGCGTCGGCGTGGGCGCCTCGGCATCGATCCAGCCGCGCTCGGCGAGGCGCTCGAGGATGCGGGGCTTGCGGGCGAGCCGCTCGGCGAGGCGCTCGTCGACGGCATCGCCGCCGAGCAGGTTGAGCAGGCGCCAGTCGCGGCGGGTGATGCCGTCGGAGGCGAAGAGGGCCTCCATCTCGGCGGAGAGCCGGCGGTCGACGGCCTTCAGCCAGAAGCCGAAGGGGCGGCGGTCGGTGGGGAACTGGACGTTCTCGTTCGTGTTCTCGGTGGTCATGGGGTGGTTCCTTTCCTCGGTGCGCTCGGCCTTCGAGCGCCCGGCGCGCGGTGCGCGGTCTTTCGGATGTCTCGAGCCGCGGCCTTCTCGCAGCCTCCGGCTCTTGCATGTCATGTGACATGTATATGTAGGATGACATGTATGTCTGGATCGAGTCAAGCCCCTCACGGCGAACCCACAGGTACGGGCTCCGACCCGATCGCCGCGATCGAGACCGCGCTCGCGGCGCTCAGGGGAGGGCGAGTGGGGTTCGGGCCCGGCGGGTTCGGCGGTCCTGGCGGTGGCCCCGGACCTTTCGGACCCTGGTCGACCGACGGGCGCGGGCCGTGGGCATTCGGGCCGGGCCGCGGCGAGGGTCGCGAAGGCGCCTTCGACGAGCGCGACCCCGACGGCACCCGACATGGCGGTCCGCACCACGGCCGACGCGTGCCGGGCGGATTCGGCGCACCGCACGGCCCCGGAGCCCGCGGCGGACACGCGGCACTGCGCCTGCTCGCCGCGCTCGAGGCATCCGGACCGTCGTCGATCAGCGACCTCGCGCCCCGCATCGGCGTCGATCAGCCCCGCACGAGCCGCCTCGCGAAAGCGGCGATCGACGTCGGCCACGTGCGGCGAGAGGTCGACCCGACGGACGCGCGCAGAAGCATCCTCGTCATCACCGAGGCGGGCCGCGAGGCCCTGAAGGCGACCCTCGGTCGCCGGCGCGCCGCCGTCGAGACCGCGCTCGAAGGCTTCACCGAAGCCGAGCGCGCCGAATTCGCGCGCTTGCTCGCACGCTTCGTGGAGGCCTGGCCGCGCCGCTGACGGCGAGCATCGCGCACGACGAGCGGCTGGGCAGCGCGAAGCCGTCGGCGCTCAGCCCTCGGGAGTGAGCCGCGCGACGAGCTCGTCGATGACGGTCGAGACGAGGCGCGGCATCTCGACGGTGTCGGGGTCGAGGAGCCACTGGAACTGCAGGCCGTCCATGACGGCGATGAGGGTGGATGCCGCGTCGAGGAGCGCCTGTTCGTCGGTCGAGCCCGTGACCTCGCCGAAGACGCCCGCGATCTTGGCGCGGAGCCCTTCGGTGCGGCCGAGGAAGTAGTCGTGCGCGGGGTGCCCGTCGGCGACCGACTCGCCCGAGAGCACGGTGTACGCCTGGACGACGCCGCGGCGGCCCGTGTTCTCCTCGACGGTGTCGACGAGGTGCTTGAGGAACGCCGGGCCTTCGGTCTGCGCCCGTGCCGGCACGCCCGCGGCCTCTTCGCCGTCTCGGTACTTGAGCATCGCGACGAGCAGGCCCTCTTTCGAGCCGAAGTGGTGCAGGACGCCCGCGTGGGTCATGCCGGCCTCTTCGGCCACTTCGACGAGGGCGCCCTTGTGGTAACCGTGCGCGCCGAACACCTTCATGGCGGCCTTGAGCACGGCTTCGCGTCGTTCGAGCGTTCGTGCCTGCGGGCGCTGGGCGCGTTCGGCGGCGGGCTTGGCGCGTGCCTCGCTCGGTGCGCTCGGTGCGCTCGCCGCTGACTCCACCACGGTGTTCCCTTCTTCGCTGCGGATGAGTGCAGCATTCCACGTCGGACGGTGCCGACGCCATGAGGCTACGTTACCGAACCGTTACCGATCACACTTACTTACAAGTCAGTAAGTGTGTCACGATGACTGCCGTCACCTCAATGACACCTCGACGAAGAGACCGGAACAGGAGTGCCACGGCGTGAGTGCAACGACGACCGCATCCCCCGAGAGGATCGCACACGTCCGGTCCATAGACCTCGACGCGCTCGCAGCGGTCCTCTCGCTCGAGGACAAGGTCCGCCTGCTCACCGGCGCCGCGACCTGGACGATCACCGAACTCCCGCAACTCGGCCTCCGCACGATGACGGTCTCCGACGGCCCCATCGGCGTGCGCGGCACGGGCGAAGACGGCCTCCCGTCGGCCCAGCTCCCGTCGCCGAGCGCGACCGCCGCGACGTGGGACGAACGCCTCCAGGCCGAGCTCGGCGCCCTCATGGCCGCAGAGGCCCGCCGCAAGGGCATCGACGTCGTCCTCGCCCCCGTCGTCAACCTCCAGCGCAGCCCCGTCGGCGGCCGCCACTTCGAGTGCTTCTCCGAAGACCCGCTCCTCACCGCCCGCCTCGCAGTCGCATTCGTCTCCGCCATCCAGGCCGGCGGCATCGGCACGTCGGTCAAGCACTTCATCGGCAACGAGACCGAGACCGCACGCACCGAATACCTCTCCCGCATCGACGAGCGCACCCTCCGCGAGGTCTACCTCGCCCCGTTCGAAGCCGTCGTCGAAGCGGGCGTCTGGACCGTCATGGCCGCCTACAACGGCCTCGCCCGCGACGGCGTCGAGGCCACCGCGACCGCCCACGGCCCGCTGCTCAACGGCATCCTCAAGGGCGAGTGGGGCTTCGACGGCGTCGTCGTGAGCGACTGGCTCGCGACCAAGCACACGGCCGAATCGGCGCTCGGGGGCCTCGACCTCGTGATGCCCGGCCCCGGCGGACCGTGGGGCGCAGCCCTCGTCGCCGCGGTCGAGAACGGCGAGGTGCCCGAATCGGTCATCGACGAGAAGGTCGTGCGCATCCTGCGCCTCGCCGAGCGGGTCGGCGCCCTCACCGGCGTCGCCGGCGAGGTGCTCCCCTACGACGCGAGCGGCGCGACCGAAGACCCCGCGGGCGACGAGACCGTCGCGCTCCTGCGCGAGGCGGCGGCGCGGTCGACCGTCGTCCTGCGGAACGAGGGCGGCCTCCTCCCGGTGACGGATGCCTCGGACATCCGCCGCATCGTCCTCATCGGCCACAACGCGGCCGACCCCTTCACCCAGGGCGGCGGCAGCGCGTTCGTCACCCCGCCGCACGTCTCCCACCCCCTCGAGGCGCTCCGCGCCGCCTTCCCCGACGCTCGGGTCGACCTGTACCGCGGCGGCGCGACGACGCTCAAGGCGCCGCTCGTGCCGACCGAGCTCGTCACGACCCCCGACGGCGAGCCGGGCTTCCGCATCGACCACCTCGACGCCGACGGCGCCGTGATCGACTCGGTGCTCCTGCCCGACGCCGAAGCCCTCTGGTTCGCGATCCCCGACGATCGGGTCG comes from the Agromyces protaetiae genome and includes:
- a CDS encoding MarR family winged helix-turn-helix transcriptional regulator produces the protein MSGSSQAPHGEPTGTGSDPIAAIETALAALRGGRVGFGPGGFGGPGGGPGPFGPWSTDGRGPWAFGPGRGEGREGAFDERDPDGTRHGGPHHGRRVPGGFGAPHGPGARGGHAALRLLAALEASGPSSISDLAPRIGVDQPRTSRLAKAAIDVGHVRREVDPTDARRSILVITEAGREALKATLGRRRAAVETALEGFTEAERAEFARLLARFVEAWPRR
- a CDS encoding alpha/beta fold hydrolase; the encoded protein is MHPVAFAARTAAASVVAAARAADRVSPALAARLALPLFRATGPRLPVRPSERAVHEGARRSTVRVRGLDLAVFEWGTGADVVLLVHGWRGRAAQFAPIVRELRAEGFRVVAFDAPANGDSPGRRTDLRDWLAAIDALQLRYGRFHAIVGHSFGALAALTAVREGITAGGVVAIAGVSRARMLVDAFGGALRLSPAATSSLASRFAGRVFGARDEASFWMRFDAAAHPLPDDMPLLLVHDASDREIPLAEAERLLAAHGDAARLLVVEGSGHSRVLANDATLDAVTAFTTGGLAALDASRGRSDRGTVDSWHRGAPV
- a CDS encoding TetR/AcrR family transcriptional regulator gives rise to the protein MVESAASAPSAPSEARAKPAAERAQRPQARTLERREAVLKAAMKVFGAHGYHKGALVEVAEEAGMTHAGVLHHFGSKEGLLVAMLKYRDGEEAAGVPARAQTEGPAFLKHLVDTVEENTGRRGVVQAYTVLSGESVADGHPAHDYFLGRTEGLRAKIAGVFGEVTGSTDEQALLDAASTLIAVMDGLQFQWLLDPDTVEMPRLVSTVIDELVARLTPEG
- a CDS encoding MarR family winged helix-turn-helix transcriptional regulator, coding for MTTENTNENVQFPTDRRPFGFWLKAVDRRLSAEMEALFASDGITRRDWRLLNLLGGDAVDERLAERLARKPRILERLAERGWIDAEAPTPTLTDEGRTARERLLDQVQALRARVAGAVSPEDFQTTVATLEKIARELGWDENAKLPRGRRGGRRFGYGHPHRGHDHDGFGPARFDRAGFGPRRDERCADGERRRGERPARPGREFRKGFGPGFAPGFRPGFGPAAGPEVHVHVHVHEGRRHGRGHGRPGRPEPRV
- a CDS encoding TetR/AcrR family transcriptional regulator produces the protein MIDNGTDGRRARGDAARRAVLAHAVDLASLEGLDQLSIGRIALAAGVGKSNVATLFGSKERLQLAAVEAARERFLATVIEPARAQPRGIRRVLALLDRMVAYSQDRVFPGGCFFSVAAADFHAKPGEVRDAIVLALDEWHGYIAASARFGVAAGELPFLDDPAQFAFEVQGLFEWTNQLALLRDSDEPYERARQAFRDRLVAAGAEPALADLVHTPGAALAG
- a CDS encoding beta-glucosidase family protein; the protein is MSATTTASPERIAHVRSIDLDALAAVLSLEDKVRLLTGAATWTITELPQLGLRTMTVSDGPIGVRGTGEDGLPSAQLPSPSATAATWDERLQAELGALMAAEARRKGIDVVLAPVVNLQRSPVGGRHFECFSEDPLLTARLAVAFVSAIQAGGIGTSVKHFIGNETETARTEYLSRIDERTLREVYLAPFEAVVEAGVWTVMAAYNGLARDGVEATATAHGPLLNGILKGEWGFDGVVVSDWLATKHTAESALGGLDLVMPGPGGPWGAALVAAVENGEVPESVIDEKVVRILRLAERVGALTGVAGEVLPYDASGATEDPAGDETVALLREAAARSTVVLRNEGGLLPVTDASDIRRIVLIGHNAADPFTQGGGSAFVTPPHVSHPLEALRAAFPDARVDLYRGGATTLKAPLVPTELVTTPDGEPGFRIDHLDADGAVIDSVLLPDAEALWFAIPDDRVAKVRLTADVALEASGRHVIDLGPVGAHRIEIDGVVQSESDREVGAEVILDSSYANPANVETAIDVAEPRLARVVADLQVIDGESYGRFVRLHFRYRAPGLTVEEELDQAIEAAAAADLAIVVVGTNPETESEGWDRPDLDLPGRQNELVRGVAAANPRTVVVVNAGAPVILPWLDEVPAVLWWWLPGQEAGGALAAAITGEIEPSGRLPWTLPADYADVPVPDGIPENGYIDYTEGVHVGHRGWDRLGLTPAREFGFGLGYGAWEYREASVEFPEPVEASETSEASFVAVTATIANLATRDAREVVQAYLSYDGEADGEAAGDRPVRWLAGFTVADVAAGDTADVRIEIARRAFEVWDTERSAWRLPRGRYTLHIGRSSRDLPLSVPVDADGEGALTRQ